A window of the Phaenicophaeus curvirostris isolate KB17595 chromosome 9, BPBGC_Pcur_1.0, whole genome shotgun sequence genome harbors these coding sequences:
- the GHITM gene encoding growth hormone-inducible transmembrane protein — protein MLATRLVCLRALSCQTIRPTITQASPALRNSSIKAYRLWQPNQCYATRVRTGVRRGKIGQEIKEAAFEPSAETAIKADRLGKFVVAGGAAVGLGALCYYGMGMSSEIGAIERAVIWPQYVKDRIHSTYMYFAGSIGMTALSAVAVSRSPALMSLMTRGSWLAIGATFAAMIGAGMLVRSISYENSPAAKHLAWMMHSGVMGAVVAPLAFLGGPLLIRAAWYTAGIVGGLSTVAMCAPSEKFLNMGGPLGIGLGFVLASSIGSMFLPPTSAFGAGLYSVAVYGGLVLFGMFLLYDTQYVIKRAETLPYYGATKYDPINACMGIYTDTLNIFIRVATMLAGGGLGKKK, from the exons ATGCTGGCCACAAGGCTAGTATGCCTGAGGGCATTATCATGCCAGACTATCCGCCCTACGATTACTCAGGCTTCCCCGGCCTTGAGAAACTCCAGTATAAAAGCATACAGACTGTGGCAGCCTAACCAG TGTTACGCCACCAGAGTGAGAACGGGTGTAAGGCGTGGAAAAATTGGACAGGAAATTAAAGAAGCAGCGTTTGAGCCATCTGCAGAAACTGCGATTAAAG cTGATCGCCTGGGGAAGTTTGTTGTGGCTGGAGGGGCTGCTGTTGGCCTGGGTGCCCTCTGTTACTATGGGATGGGCATGTCCAGTGAGATTGGAGCTATTGAAAGAGCTGT TATTTGGCCACAGTACGTGAAGGACAGAATTCACTCTACCTACATGTACTTTGCGGGAAGCATTGGCATGACAGCCCTGTCTGCTGTAGCTGTAAGCAGATCTCCAGCACTTATGAGCCTGATGACAAGAGGCTCCTGGCTG GCAATAGGTGCAACTTTTGCAGCCATGATTGGTGCAGGAATGTTGGTCAGATCCATATCCTATGAAAACAGTCCAGCAGCTAAACATTTGGCTTGGATGATGCATTCAG GTGTTATGGGTGCAGTGGTGGCTCCTCTGGCCTTCTTGGGTGGTCCTTTGCTGATCAGAGCTGCCTGGTATACTGCTGGAATCGTCGGAGGGCTCTCAACTGTGGCCATGTGTGCTCCAAGTGAAAAATTTCTGAACATGGGAGGACCGCTTGGAATAGGCTTAGGCTTTGTTCTTGCCTCTTCAATTg GATCCATGTTCTTGCCTCCTACTTCTGCTTTTGGTGCTGGCTTGTATTCGGTAGCCGTTTATGGTGGATTAGTTCTCTTTGGCATGTTCCTGCTCTATGATACACAGTATGTTATCAAGCGTGCAGAGACCCTTCCATATTATGGAGCAACAAAATATGATCCAATCAACGC